A window of Alphaproteobacteria bacterium contains these coding sequences:
- a CDS encoding GDSL-type esterase/lipase family protein, with the protein MAAILPQIRVGFIGDSITHGTGDETLLGWPIRVAQAARVSGYDVVPYNLGVRADTSELVAARWEAECDARLPEPFKRATVFAVGINDSAHEKSAQRDGARVELERSTDLIIGMILAAGRFGPALWVGPTPVIESMMPLSPFKGLSYRFANDAIARHNDAYAARARAEGIEYLDLFTPLRTDPGWEASLRTTDGLHPGSGGYALMAGRFVGWPAWQAVLAGLKR; encoded by the coding sequence ATGGCAGCAATCCTACCGCAGATCCGCGTCGGCTTCATCGGCGACAGCATCACCCATGGCACGGGCGATGAAACCCTGCTCGGCTGGCCGATCCGCGTGGCGCAGGCGGCGCGGGTGAGCGGTTATGACGTCGTGCCCTATAACCTTGGCGTTCGCGCCGATACCTCGGAACTCGTCGCCGCCCGCTGGGAAGCGGAATGCGATGCGCGCCTGCCCGAACCGTTCAAACGCGCCACCGTCTTCGCCGTCGGCATCAACGACAGCGCGCATGAAAAAAGCGCGCAACGCGATGGCGCGCGGGTCGAACTCGAACGGTCGACCGACCTGATCATCGGGATGATCCTGGCCGCCGGCCGCTTCGGCCCCGCGCTCTGGGTCGGGCCGACGCCGGTGATCGAGTCGATGATGCCGCTGTCACCCTTCAAGGGGCTGAGCTACCGCTTCGCCAACGACGCCATCGCCCGTCACAACGACGCCTATGCGGCGCGGGCCAGGGCGGAAGGAATCGAGTATCTCGACCTGTTCACGCCGCTCCGTACCGATCCGGGCTGGGAGGCCAGCCTGCGCACGACCGACGGGCTGCATCCCGGTTCGGGCGGGTATGCGCTGATGGCCGGCCGGTTCGTCGGCTGGCCGGCCTGGCAGGCGGTGCTGGCCGGTTTGAAGCGATAA
- a CDS encoding NAD(P)/FAD-dependent oxidoreductase, with translation MPDTHNDSRATGAAHDPDFDVVIVGAGLAGLYTLHRLRGLGMTARAYETGSGVGGTWFWNKYPGARCDVESLEYSYAFSDDLQQEWHWPERYGNQPEILEYINHVADRFDLRRDIQLNTRVTTAVFDEESNLWTVETDRGDTVTARYCIMASGNLSTPRVPDFKGIESFRGQWYHSGLWPAEGVDFTGKRVAVIGTGSSGVQMIPIIARQAKHLHVFQRTANFILPAGNAPMDPERESTHKADYPARREAAQHTPFGIGGFPPPTQSALEVSEADRNAAYEAKWREGGSISFLYTYTDLLTNQEANDTAADFVRNKIRAIVEDAETAELLCPNDHPMGTKRLVLDTGYFETYNRDNVTLVNARKMLIEEITPTGLRTTESEYEFDAIVFATGFDAITGAMKEIDLRTTAGLTIQDKWEAGPRTYLGLMVAGFPNMFVITGPGSPSVKANMIVAIEQHTDWIVDCLRRLREKGVARFEATKEAEDNWVQHVNEVADSTLYPKANSWYVGANIPGKPRVFMPYVGGYERYKAICDDVAAKGYEGCVMTREKATV, from the coding sequence ATGCCCGATACCCATAACGATTCCCGCGCGACCGGCGCCGCCCACGACCCTGATTTCGATGTGGTCATCGTCGGCGCGGGGCTGGCGGGGCTGTACACGCTGCACCGCCTGCGCGGGCTGGGGATGACCGCCCGGGCCTATGAGACGGGCAGCGGCGTCGGCGGCACCTGGTTCTGGAACAAGTATCCCGGCGCGCGCTGCGATGTGGAAAGCCTGGAATATTCCTATGCGTTCTCCGATGACCTGCAGCAGGAATGGCACTGGCCGGAACGCTACGGCAACCAGCCGGAAATCCTGGAATATATCAACCATGTCGCCGACCGGTTCGACCTGCGCCGCGATATCCAGCTCAATACCCGCGTGACGACGGCTGTCTTTGACGAGGAGAGCAACCTCTGGACCGTGGAAACGGATCGCGGTGACACGGTGACCGCGCGCTACTGCATCATGGCCAGCGGTAACCTGTCGACGCCGCGCGTGCCCGATTTCAAGGGCATCGAAAGCTTCCGGGGCCAGTGGTATCACAGCGGATTGTGGCCGGCCGAAGGGGTGGACTTCACGGGCAAGCGTGTCGCCGTCATCGGCACCGGATCGTCCGGTGTGCAGATGATCCCGATCATCGCCCGGCAGGCGAAGCATCTGCATGTCTTCCAGCGCACGGCGAATTTCATCCTGCCCGCCGGCAACGCGCCGATGGACCCGGAACGGGAATCGACCCACAAGGCGGATTATCCGGCGCGGCGCGAAGCGGCCCAGCATACGCCTTTCGGTATCGGCGGTTTCCCGCCGCCGACGCAATCCGCGCTGGAGGTCTCCGAGGCCGACCGCAACGCGGCCTATGAGGCGAAATGGCGGGAAGGCGGCAGCATCAGCTTTCTCTATACCTATACCGACCTGCTGACGAACCAGGAAGCCAACGACACCGCCGCGGATTTCGTTCGCAACAAGATCCGCGCCATTGTCGAGGATGCCGAAACCGCCGAACTGCTGTGCCCCAACGACCATCCGATGGGCACCAAGCGGCTGGTGCTCGATACCGGCTATTTCGAAACCTATAACCGCGACAATGTCACGCTGGTGAATGCGCGCAAAATGCTGATCGAGGAGATCACCCCGACCGGGCTGCGCACGACCGAATCCGAATATGAATTCGACGCCATCGTCTTCGCCACCGGTTTCGACGCGATAACCGGCGCGATGAAGGAAATCGACCTGCGCACCACGGCCGGGCTGACGATACAGGACAAGTGGGAAGCCGGACCGCGCACCTATCTGGGCCTCATGGTCGCGGGCTTCCCGAACATGTTCGTCATTACCGGGCCGGGCAGCCCGTCGGTGAAGGCGAACATGATCGTCGCCATCGAACAGCATACCGACTGGATCGTGGACTGTTTGCGACGGTTGCGGGAAAAGGGCGTCGCGCGTTTCGAGGCGACGAAGGAAGCCGAGGATAACTGGGTGCAGCATGTCAACGAGGTCGCGGATTCGACCCTCTATCCGAAGGCCAATTCCTGGTATGTCGGCGCGAATATTCCCGGCAAGCCCCGCGTCTTCATGCCCTATGTCGGCGGCTATGAACGCTACAAGGCCATCTGCGACGATGTGGCGGCCAAAGGATACGAAGGCTGTGTCATGACCCGCGAAAAAGCGACGGTTTAG
- a CDS encoding caspase family protein: MRSASARLLGLLLVFFALPLSAATLETGRYHALVIGNNDYLKLPKLETAVADAEAVAELLTKRYGFAVRTLRNATRTDILRALNQYRAELTEEDNLLIYYAGHGSLDRQTNTGFWQPVDADTDDDLNWISNSDLTRRLNAMTANHVMVVADSCYSGTLVRDASTQLPTGQARDAWLRRMADKRSRTAIVSGGLEPVADSGRGGHSVFANAFLTALEENGDIMEGTALFRQISRPVVVNANQTPQYSDIRQAGHEGGEFLFVPVALRPAPEAAPAKEAPDAAAPVAPNMELAFWQAIQGSDRTGDYEAYLQQFPDGAFAPLARTRLAALRQNRGDSPTELAGKWVSEAITSPFDKNDIYRLHFDFRVVGKQLLGSLTRASTEDSPRKYPATKRSIVDGRTEGATITFQEAFQVLMGSETQDHRRTFTGEVSAGGIAFFLQDTLGNAPMEFTATREKN; the protein is encoded by the coding sequence ATGCGATCCGCCAGCGCCCGGTTGCTGGGACTGCTGCTGGTCTTTTTTGCGCTGCCTCTTTCGGCGGCGACGCTCGAAACCGGCCGCTATCACGCGCTGGTCATCGGCAACAACGATTATCTGAAACTGCCAAAGCTGGAAACAGCCGTCGCGGATGCGGAAGCCGTCGCGGAGCTGCTGACGAAACGCTATGGCTTTGCTGTCCGGACGCTGCGCAACGCGACCCGCACCGATATCCTGCGCGCCCTGAACCAGTACCGCGCCGAACTGACCGAAGAGGACAACCTCCTGATCTACTACGCCGGGCACGGCTCGCTGGACCGTCAGACGAACACAGGATTCTGGCAGCCCGTCGATGCCGATACCGATGACGACCTGAACTGGATATCCAACAGCGACCTGACCCGCCGGCTGAACGCCATGACCGCGAACCATGTGATGGTGGTGGCCGACAGCTGCTATTCCGGCACGCTGGTTCGGGACGCCAGCACGCAACTGCCGACCGGGCAGGCACGCGATGCGTGGTTGCGGCGCATGGCGGATAAACGGTCCCGCACCGCCATCGTATCCGGCGGGCTGGAACCCGTGGCGGATTCCGGGCGCGGCGGTCATTCGGTCTTCGCCAATGCCTTCCTCACCGCGCTGGAAGAAAACGGCGACATCATGGAAGGCACCGCCCTGTTCCGGCAAATCAGCCGGCCCGTGGTGGTGAATGCCAACCAGACCCCGCAATATTCCGATATCAGGCAGGCCGGTCATGAAGGCGGCGAGTTCCTGTTTGTCCCGGTCGCGCTGCGCCCCGCACCCGAAGCCGCACCGGCAAAAGAAGCGCCGGACGCCGCGGCGCCGGTCGCGCCGAATATGGAACTGGCCTTCTGGCAGGCGATCCAGGGCAGCGACAGGACCGGTGACTACGAGGCCTATCTGCAGCAGTTCCCGGACGGCGCCTTCGCGCCGTTGGCGCGCACCCGGCTGGCGGCGCTGCGGCAGAACCGCGGCGACAGCCCGACGGAACTGGCCGGAAAATGGGTTTCCGAGGCGATCACCAGTCCCTTCGACAAAAATGACATATACCGCCTGCATTTCGATTTCCGGGTTGTCGGCAAACAGCTGCTGGGCAGCCTGACGCGCGCCTCCACCGAAGACAGCCCCCGCAAATACCCCGCCACGAAACGCAGCATCGTCGATGGCCGGACGGAAGGCGCAACGATCACGTTTCAGGAGGCCTTCCAGGTGCTGATGGGCTCCGAGACGCAGGACCACCGCCGCACCTTCACGGGGGAGGTTTCCGCCGGCGGCATCGCCTTCTTCCTGCAGGACACGTTGGGCAATGCCCCGATGGAATTCACCGCCACGCGTGAAAAGAATTGA
- a CDS encoding RT0821/Lpp0805 family surface protein, protein MNRATLKTLLAGVVLAAFALSAVTPGFADNKNHNPPGHSKHRDKDGGRGYAKAHGGPPHWAPAWGYRGKEKLKYKRGARYYEVEPASLIQIGNNGFGTCNRDVIGALLGGAAGAAAGSQFGKGDGRIFTTVGGAIIGALIGGSLGQAMDQTDQNCIGQVLERAPNDSTIAWRDPDRGTQYQVTPTRTYQTPSGAYCREYQTQIVIGGKVEDAFGTACREPDGSWKKT, encoded by the coding sequence ATGAATCGCGCCACCCTGAAAACATTGCTTGCCGGCGTTGTGCTGGCCGCATTCGCCCTGTCAGCGGTAACACCGGGTTTTGCCGATAACAAGAACCACAACCCGCCAGGCCACTCCAAGCACCGGGACAAGGACGGCGGCCGTGGTTATGCCAAGGCTCATGGCGGACCGCCGCACTGGGCCCCGGCCTGGGGCTATCGCGGCAAGGAAAAACTGAAATACAAGCGCGGCGCCCGGTATTACGAGGTCGAACCGGCTTCACTGATCCAGATCGGGAATAACGGCTTCGGCACGTGCAATCGCGACGTGATCGGCGCGCTTCTGGGCGGCGCCGCCGGCGCGGCCGCCGGGTCGCAATTCGGCAAGGGCGACGGCCGCATCTTCACGACAGTCGGCGGCGCGATCATCGGCGCCCTGATCGGCGGCAGCCTGGGCCAGGCGATGGATCAGACCGACCAGAACTGCATCGGGCAGGTTCTGGAGCGCGCGCCCAATGACAGCACCATCGCGTGGCGCGATCCCGACCGTGGTACCCAGTACCAGGTAACGCCCACGCGCACCTACCAGACGCCGTCCGGCGCCTATTGCCGGGAATACCAGACCCAGATCGTCATCGGCGGCAAGGTCGAGGACGCCTTCGGTACGGCGTGCCGCGAACCAGATGGCAGCTGGAAGAAGACCTGA
- a CDS encoding NADH:flavin oxidoreductase/NADH oxidase — protein sequence MSDTPLLFTPLTLRGVTLPNRVVVSPLCMYSCAGDGMANDWHFAHLSTFARGKAGLVFCEATAVTPEGRITPQCLGIWNDAQAEALKPVTRFIESMGCVPGMQIAHAGRKASHMRPSKGAAPLTDADAATGNAPWPTVAPSAEAVTPNAPAPHALTSGEIAALVQAFADAAKRALAAGFRVLEIHGAHGYLIQSFLSPLGNHRNDGYGGDIQGRMRFALEVTEAVRAAWPAELPLFFRISAVDGSDDGWSLDDSVVLARELAARGVDVVDCSASGIKGAPAFRTPVSGGGERPPGFQVPYAERVKHESGVKTMAVGVIYDPHQAEAILQEDRADLVALGREIMYNPFWPLHAAEALDADPKHEMWPEQYGWAVKRRSQILGFKGLRAAE from the coding sequence GTGTCCGATACTCCCCTGCTGTTCACCCCGCTGACCCTGCGCGGCGTCACCCTGCCGAACCGTGTCGTCGTCTCGCCGCTCTGCATGTATTCCTGCGCCGGCGACGGCATGGCGAATGACTGGCATTTCGCCCATCTGAGCACGTTTGCGCGCGGCAAGGCCGGGCTGGTCTTCTGCGAGGCCACGGCGGTCACGCCGGAAGGGCGGATCACGCCGCAATGCCTGGGCATCTGGAACGACGCGCAGGCCGAAGCCCTGAAGCCGGTCACAAGGTTCATCGAATCCATGGGCTGCGTGCCGGGCATGCAGATCGCCCATGCGGGGCGCAAGGCCTCGCATATGCGGCCGTCGAAGGGGGCCGCGCCGCTGACCGACGCCGACGCCGCCACCGGCAATGCGCCCTGGCCGACCGTGGCGCCCTCCGCCGAGGCGGTGACGCCGAACGCCCCGGCGCCGCATGCGCTGACCTCCGGGGAAATCGCCGCACTGGTGCAGGCCTTCGCCGATGCCGCGAAGCGCGCCCTTGCCGCGGGGTTCAGGGTGCTGGAAATCCACGGCGCGCATGGCTATCTGATCCAGAGCTTCCTGTCGCCGCTGGGCAACCATCGCAATGACGGTTATGGCGGCGATATCCAGGGCCGCATGCGGTTCGCGCTGGAGGTCACCGAGGCGGTTCGCGCGGCCTGGCCGGCCGAATTGCCGCTGTTTTTCCGCATTTCCGCCGTGGACGGGTCGGATGACGGCTGGTCGCTGGACGACTCGGTCGTGCTGGCGCGCGAACTGGCGGCGCGCGGCGTCGATGTAGTCGACTGTTCCGCCAGCGGCATCAAGGGCGCCCCGGCCTTCCGCACCCCCGTCAGCGGCGGCGGCGAGCGTCCGCCCGGCTTTCAGGTCCCCTATGCGGAGCGGGTGAAGCACGAGTCCGGTGTGAAGACCATGGCCGTCGGCGTCATCTACGACCCGCATCAGGCCGAAGCCATCCTGCAGGAGGACCGCGCCGACCTCGTCGCGCTGGGCCGGGAGATCATGTACAACCCGTTCTGGCCGCTGCACGCCGCCGAGGCGCTGGACGCCGATCCGAAACATGAAATGTGGCCGGAACAGTATGGCTGGGCGGTCAAGCGCCGCTCGCAGATCCTGGGATTCAAGGGGCTCCGCGCGGCGGAATAG